In the Palaeococcus pacificus DY20341 genome, one interval contains:
- a CDS encoding amidohydrolase family protein — MDVKALIGNALDARGLKSNIAVLIEKNKIHEVIPRDRLKDYDVDEVFGGDGYLIIPGLINAHTHVAMTKFRGLGDDMALDRWLNEVIWPMEKEWTGEEVYKWALIGIAEAIANGSTTINDHYFFAEEIAKAAQKLGVRAFIGQTMMDLVDMPIAEPEKGFKFFKKWSGKDELVTATLAPHATDTCSKDLLNDVEELSEKKDALVHIHVSQSREEVKRVKEREGLLPVEYLKEAELLNERLIGVHGVYLTEREVGLYAKSGATLVHCPISLAKLEGSIAPIISLWEKGANIALGNDCAVSNNAMDMILEMKFAAILNKVKTENPTKATAKDVFYWTTLGGARALRLNTGLVEKGYLADLVLINAKKLHFLPETNFLSHLVYSARGSDVEKVFVNGELIYNEGYFLKLKMSIEDFYAL; from the coding sequence ATGGATGTGAAAGCACTGATTGGAAATGCTCTCGATGCTAGAGGGCTTAAAAGCAACATTGCGGTTCTAATTGAAAAGAATAAAATTCATGAGGTCATACCTAGAGATAGGCTCAAAGATTATGATGTTGATGAAGTTTTTGGAGGAGATGGCTACCTTATAATCCCTGGATTGATAAACGCCCACACTCACGTAGCGATGACGAAATTTAGAGGGCTGGGAGATGATATGGCCCTCGATAGGTGGCTCAACGAAGTGATATGGCCAATGGAGAAGGAATGGACTGGGGAAGAGGTCTACAAATGGGCCCTAATTGGAATCGCGGAAGCCATAGCAAACGGCTCAACAACAATAAACGACCATTACTTCTTCGCTGAAGAGATCGCAAAGGCAGCTCAAAAGCTCGGCGTTAGGGCTTTTATTGGGCAGACTATGATGGATTTGGTCGACATGCCCATAGCAGAGCCTGAAAAGGGATTTAAGTTTTTCAAAAAGTGGAGCGGTAAAGACGAGCTAGTTACAGCTACTTTAGCACCTCATGCAACGGATACATGCTCAAAGGATCTTTTGAATGATGTTGAAGAACTCAGCGAGAAGAAAGATGCTCTAGTTCATATTCACGTTTCTCAGAGCAGAGAAGAAGTAAAGCGCGTCAAGGAGAGGGAAGGTCTTTTGCCAGTTGAGTATCTAAAAGAGGCCGAACTCTTAAACGAGAGATTGATCGGCGTCCACGGCGTTTATTTAACCGAGAGGGAAGTTGGGCTCTATGCAAAAAGCGGTGCTACTTTAGTCCACTGTCCTATCAGCTTGGCTAAACTTGAGGGCAGCATAGCTCCTATAATCTCGCTCTGGGAAAAAGGAGCTAACATAGCTCTAGGCAACGACTGCGCAGTGTCGAACAACGCTATGGACATGATTTTGGAGATGAAGTTCGCAGCGATTTTGAACAAAGTGAAGACTGAAAACCCAACTAAAGCAACTGCAAAAGATGTTTTTTATTGGACAACGCTTGGAGGAGCAAGAGCATTGAGACTAAATACGGGCTTAGTGGAAAAAGGCTACCTGGCAGATTTAGTGTTAATAAACGCCAAAAAGCTCCACTTTTTGCCTGAGACTAATTTCCTTTCGCACCTCGTTTATTCCGCTAGAGGAAGTGATGTCGAAAAGGTCTTCGTTAATGGGGAGCTCATATACAATGAAGGATACTTCCTAAAATTAAAGATGAGTATAGAGGATTTCTATGCCTTATAG
- a CDS encoding helix-turn-helix domain-containing protein: protein MFVDPFVIRSINKSELRKRILLYLYEIHPNASYLAEISRIIRSDPSNVRGALIGLGNRYNGSSSLVSLGLVEVLERDGFKYYRLSDYGKKVVESLRSYHSYYNRFM, encoded by the coding sequence TTGTTCGTGGATCCCTTTGTAATTAGATCTATTAATAAGAGCGAGTTGCGCAAGCGTATTCTCCTTTATTTGTATGAAATACATCCAAACGCTTCTTATCTGGCTGAAATCTCTAGAATTATTCGTTCTGATCCATCAAATGTAAGAGGGGCTTTAATTGGGCTTGGCAATAGATATAATGGCAGCAGTTCTCTTGTTAGTTTAGGATTGGTAGAAGTGCTCGAAAGAGACGGATTTAAATATTATCGTTTGTCTGACTATGGAAAAAAAGTTGTAGAGTCTCTTAGGTCGTATCACTCTTACTATAATAGATTTATGTGA
- a CDS encoding class I SAM-dependent methyltransferase, whose amino-acid sequence MNKLIRMLDTNLSAIIDLSMFNLIRIGLKYGIFNELDGRRHYADILMAIPIKNKPLLKSLLDTYGKIGVVGTGFNEIWAKDFYYKLALTKEKNKYLIPDWIPIFEEIYKMIDYAAISPEHPKILMDFDKDADFWDMRLNTGLNSVYRHLIKRIGLLRDGMRVLDLGCGSVSPVEIGRFVGPNGEYVGVDFSPGTLSIAKQKIKDLGLDWVILKEMDIRSIIPKRKYDVVIMSFVLEYIPDIQSVIRKAVQALDENGKLVIVDPFRENYPDIEAWEFFESLTKEFVKFPSKAEIINALEYNGYTFIPREFGKSVLVFELQ is encoded by the coding sequence ATGAACAAACTAATCAGAATGTTGGATACGAATCTTTCCGCTATTATAGATCTCTCAATGTTTAATTTAATTAGAATCGGGCTGAAATATGGCATATTTAATGAACTAGATGGTAGACGACATTATGCAGATATTTTAATGGCAATCCCAATCAAAAACAAACCTTTATTGAAGTCTCTTTTAGATACATATGGTAAAATAGGTGTCGTGGGAACAGGATTTAATGAAATATGGGCGAAGGATTTTTATTATAAATTAGCCCTAACTAAGGAAAAAAATAAATATTTAATCCCAGATTGGATTCCAATTTTTGAAGAGATATATAAAATGATAGATTATGCTGCGATCTCTCCGGAACATCCAAAAATATTGATGGATTTTGACAAAGACGCTGATTTTTGGGACATGAGACTAAATACTGGGCTTAATAGTGTATATAGGCACCTCATAAAAAGAATTGGCTTGCTGAGAGATGGAATGAGAGTTTTAGATTTAGGATGTGGTTCTGTTTCTCCTGTTGAAATTGGTCGTTTTGTGGGCCCTAATGGTGAATATGTAGGAGTTGACTTTTCTCCGGGCACTTTAAGCATTGCAAAACAAAAGATTAAAGATTTAGGACTTGATTGGGTTATATTAAAAGAGATGGACATAAGAAGTATAATACCAAAAAGAAAGTACGATGTAGTTATCATGAGCTTTGTTTTGGAGTATATTCCTGATATTCAAAGTGTGATTAGAAAAGCTGTGCAGGCATTGGATGAGAATGGAAAGTTAGTAATTGTTGATCCATTTAGAGAGAACTATCCAGATATAGAAGCGTGGGAGTTCTTTGAAAGCCTTACAAAGGAATTTGTTAAGTTCCCAAGTAAAGCTGAAATAATTAATGCTCTTGAGTACAATGGCTATACATTTATACCCCGTGAATTTGGTAAATCTGTTTTGGTATTTGAGCTGCAATAG
- a CDS encoding flagellin, whose translation MGFLAKRKRGAVGIGTLIVFIAMVLVAAVAAAVLINTSGYLQQRAESTGRQTTKEVATGLQIDKVVGHVDQNNGKIDLMSFYISVQAGGEAIDLNQTKIYLSDGQNVVVLQYGGTGTYYSSSLSNGLFDTNLGVWNNLTSTTFGIIVVQDVDSSVRSNYPSINSGDIVILTANVSAIFGNNGISPRTTVTVEVRPEFGSPGFTAFTTPPSYGQATVIELK comes from the coding sequence GTGGGATTTTTAGCAAAGAGAAAGAGGGGTGCGGTTGGTATTGGCACCCTGATTGTGTTTATTGCTATGGTTCTAGTGGCGGCAGTGGCGGCGGCAGTTCTTATTAACACGAGTGGTTATTTGCAGCAGAGGGCAGAATCTACTGGAAGACAGACGACAAAGGAAGTAGCAACAGGACTACAAATCGACAAAGTAGTAGGACATGTAGATCAAAACAATGGTAAAATTGACTTAATGTCATTTTATATTTCAGTTCAAGCAGGCGGAGAAGCAATAGACCTTAACCAAACAAAGATATACTTAAGCGACGGACAAAACGTTGTTGTTCTTCAATATGGAGGCACTGGTACATACTATAGTAGTTCATTAAGTAATGGTTTGTTTGATACAAACTTAGGAGTTTGGAACAACTTAACATCAACGACCTTCGGTATTATTGTAGTTCAAGATGTTGATAGTTCTGTCAGATCCAATTACCCAAGCATTAATTCTGGAGACATAGTAATCTTAACCGCAAATGTAAGCGCGATCTTTGGCAACAATGGAATTTCACCAAGAACTACAGTCACAGTTGAAGTTAGACCTGAGTTTGGCAGCCCAGGATTTACAGCGTTTACAACACCACCAAGCTATGGACAGGCAACGGTTATTGAATTGAAGTGA
- a CDS encoding archaellin/type IV pilin N-terminal domain-containing protein, which translates to MRKRGAVGIGTLIVFIAMVLVAAVAAAVLINTSGYLQQRAESTGRQTTKEVATGLQIDKVVGRISGNKIDKMGIYISLQAGGEPIDLSQTKLVLNDQKKLAILEYKDFTRVKISPDMDGKIFNTTLVGTSQNVTYNSASGDTISLTVSGTLEQDSNGNYVGTLTVTGGSLNTTSANNANFTISSGYLEVTGNSGNNIIITSGYLATNTGKTLPVKYANLTSPKSLSGGSVQFSADTINSGNITIASIWNVLDSDNTHFGLIIVQDVDGSLSGDVPTITSGDIAIIVVDTKAVFSDTSGIPTRTTVSVEVKPEFGASGFTAFTTPPSYGIGNNQVIELK; encoded by the coding sequence ATGAGGAAGCGTGGTGCGGTTGGTATTGGCACCCTGATTGTGTTTATTGCTATGGTTCTAGTGGCGGCAGTGGCGGCGGCAGTTCTTATTAACACGAGTGGTTATTTGCAGCAGAGGGCAGAATCTACTGGAAGACAGACGACAAAGGAAGTAGCAACAGGACTACAAATCGACAAAGTAGTAGGACGCATATCAGGGAACAAGATTGACAAAATGGGAATATACATTTCACTTCAAGCCGGTGGTGAGCCAATAGATCTGAGCCAAACAAAATTAGTGTTGAATGATCAAAAGAAACTTGCTATATTAGAGTACAAGGACTTTACAAGAGTCAAAATCTCCCCAGATATGGATGGAAAGATATTCAATACAACACTCGTAGGTACCAGTCAAAACGTTACTTATAACTCAGCAAGTGGAGATACTATTAGCTTAACTGTAAGCGGAACATTAGAGCAAGATTCAAATGGTAACTACGTTGGTACTCTAACAGTAACTGGTGGAAGCCTTAACACAACTTCAGCCAACAACGCTAACTTCACAATTTCAAGTGGATACCTTGAGGTTACAGGAAACAGCGGCAATAACATCATAATTACCTCAGGATATTTGGCTACAAACACTGGTAAAACATTGCCTGTGAAATATGCCAATTTAACTAGTCCAAAATCACTAAGTGGAGGTAGTGTACAATTTAGTGCAGACACAATAAACAGCGGAAACATTACAATTGCATCCATATGGAATGTTTTGGACAGTGACAATACTCACTTTGGACTAATAATTGTCCAAGACGTTGATGGATCACTGAGCGGTGATGTTCCAACAATAACATCGGGCGACATAGCAATTATTGTAGTTGATACTAAAGCTGTCTTTTCAGATACCAGCGGAATACCAACAAGGACAACAGTGAGTGTTGAAGTTAAGCCAGAATTCGGTGCTTCAGGATTTACAGCGTTTACAACACCACCAAGCTATGGAATTGGTAACAATCAGGTCATAGAGCTTAAATGA
- a CDS encoding flagella accessory protein C, whose product MSFDYLKNKFKKKNSQKHIEGSIDDVIFDAQEGEASQANEEKIEELEEKLNNTMAQLSEVENEIPRIKMGIDTLKSQIQEIRGDIDSLDKTIKDVMMLYEVVSEEINPFKDTRGNNPILSEIQELKEAIEELKTEIAQIKADLKLISTRGVDLDSLIYDVLSEGYE is encoded by the coding sequence ATGTCCTTCGACTATCTAAAGAACAAATTCAAGAAAAAAAATTCCCAAAAGCACATAGAAGGCAGCATAGATGATGTAATCTTTGATGCTCAAGAGGGGGAAGCATCTCAAGCAAATGAAGAGAAGATTGAAGAGCTTGAGGAGAAATTGAACAATACTATGGCTCAACTTTCAGAAGTTGAAAATGAAATTCCTAGGATTAAAATGGGAATAGATACTCTAAAAAGCCAGATACAAGAGATAAGAGGGGATATAGACAGTTTAGACAAAACAATAAAAGATGTCATGATGCTCTACGAGGTAGTTTCTGAGGAAATTAATCCTTTTAAAGACACCAGAGGGAACAATCCAATTTTAAGCGAAATTCAGGAACTGAAAGAAGCAATAGAGGAGTTAAAAACTGAAATTGCTCAAATAAAGGCGGATTTAAAGCTCATATCTACTCGTGGAGTTGATTTAGACTCTCTAATATATGATGTACTTTCGGAGGGCTACGAATGA
- a CDS encoding FlaD/FlaE family flagellar protein: MISEIEIDEKLKKLQGKVPSILINDLREKLVAKMDVLEPKQVDKIIEKVVNKYTSQSDRLVMLDKRIEEIGRHLEDISRNLGRTYGKNEMWGNGGNVVDNGAWGIEIKEEIPMEKENRYMGESFKEPNDNSTIPEFNIPREVESVLFSAPKKAYRLEKLPNDMISMMTAFKWLGFLMEKVGVQNLENVLEYYHELGWISEEVLNDLLKYAKGTKPHHREPNWKPEDKLTIQDHVISLLFLERLRGVRISRETLNSLEREMKLITRAIEEFYGV, encoded by the coding sequence ATGATAAGTGAAATAGAAATAGATGAAAAGCTCAAAAAATTGCAAGGAAAAGTGCCATCTATACTGATTAACGATTTGCGAGAGAAGTTAGTAGCTAAAATGGATGTGCTTGAGCCAAAGCAAGTTGATAAAATTATTGAGAAAGTTGTTAATAAGTATACATCTCAATCTGATAGATTAGTTATGTTGGATAAGCGAATTGAGGAAATTGGGAGACATCTTGAAGATATTTCAAGAAATCTCGGTAGAACCTATGGAAAGAATGAAATGTGGGGTAATGGTGGTAATGTTGTTGATAATGGGGCTTGGGGGATTGAAATAAAGGAGGAGATACCAATGGAAAAGGAGAATAGGTATATGGGAGAATCTTTTAAGGAACCGAATGACAATAGCACTATACCGGAATTCAACATTCCTAGAGAAGTTGAGTCGGTATTATTTAGTGCCCCAAAAAAGGCATATAGGCTGGAGAAGCTACCCAATGATATGATATCAATGATGACTGCCTTTAAATGGCTGGGGTTCTTGATGGAAAAAGTTGGTGTTCAGAACCTTGAAAACGTCTTGGAGTATTACCATGAACTTGGGTGGATATCCGAAGAGGTTCTTAATGATCTTTTAAAATATGCAAAAGGAACAAAACCCCACCACAGGGAGCCTAATTGGAAGCCGGAAGATAAACTGACAATTCAAGATCATGTAATATCACTCCTATTCCTTGAGAGATTGAGGGGGGTTAGAATTAGTAGGGAGACATTAAACAGTCTTGAAAGAGAAATGAAACTAATAACAAGGGCAATAGAGGAGTTCTATGGAGTATAG
- a CDS encoding flagellar protein G, translating to MASRAMSELIFFIASVLIASVVAGALYMTTQNIADGVKDKGVLLARSLKMDFAIINDPESIPLVNGYYVFYIKNIGKESFLFNSNGVTVLIDGEIVSSTFLSFENIDNPGSEVLDPHDIGKLLVNSTIIDTSSQYHKITIILVNGKKRSLVFKI from the coding sequence TTGGCAAGTAGAGCCATGTCAGAGCTTATATTTTTCATTGCATCAGTGTTAATAGCAAGTGTGGTAGCGGGGGCGTTATATATGACTACTCAAAATATTGCAGATGGAGTGAAGGATAAAGGCGTTTTACTTGCTCGAAGTTTAAAGATGGACTTTGCTATAATCAATGATCCTGAGAGTATTCCTCTAGTTAATGGATATTATGTGTTTTATATCAAAAATATTGGTAAAGAGAGTTTTTTATTTAATTCAAACGGTGTGACTGTGCTTATTGACGGGGAGATAGTAAGTTCTACATTTCTTTCATTTGAGAATATCGATAATCCGGGATCTGAAGTCTTAGATCCTCATGATATTGGAAAACTTCTCGTTAATTCTACCATCATAGATACGTCCTCTCAATATCATAAAATCACAATTATCTTGGTAAATGGCAAAAAAAGAAGTTTAGTATTTAAAATTTAG
- a CDS encoding ATPase domain-containing protein, giving the protein MGMLKITIKNDELHRRLGGGIPAGTIALIEGDTGSGKSVFSQRLLYGFLSNNHSVAYISSQYTTVEFINQMYSLGYEIIPFLIKKRLSFVSLYPLLSDISEEERFLNRLISEPRIWDDPEVTIIDSITPIIRNSTPTSLRAFMEHIKKLSSLGKVIILTINEKDVERDIILKLETVSTLLIKLDVKVFGGDLKNSAKIVKYNKALGIYQKIIPFRVEPKVGFIVEIAAVV; this is encoded by the coding sequence ATGGGAATGCTAAAGATTACAATAAAAAATGATGAGCTTCACAGAAGATTGGGGGGTGGAATACCTGCGGGTACCATAGCTTTGATAGAGGGAGATACGGGCAGTGGAAAGTCTGTATTCTCTCAAAGACTTCTCTATGGCTTTTTATCGAACAATCATTCTGTTGCATATATCTCAAGTCAATACACGACTGTTGAATTCATAAATCAAATGTATTCTTTAGGCTATGAAATTATACCATTTTTAATAAAGAAAAGGCTATCGTTTGTATCGCTTTATCCTCTTTTATCAGATATTTCTGAAGAAGAGAGATTTTTAAATAGGCTCATAAGTGAGCCGAGGATATGGGATGATCCGGAAGTTACAATAATAGACTCAATAACCCCCATAATCCGTAATAGTACTCCGACTTCCCTAAGAGCTTTTATGGAGCATATAAAAAAGCTCAGTTCTTTAGGAAAAGTGATCATACTAACAATTAATGAGAAGGACGTGGAGAGGGACATCATTCTAAAGTTAGAAACGGTTTCAACTTTGCTTATCAAGCTTGATGTTAAGGTTTTTGGCGGGGATTTAAAGAATTCTGCTAAAATTGTGAAATACAACAAAGCGCTGGGCATCTACCAAAAGATAATACCCTTTAGAGTGGAGCCTAAAGTTGGGTTTATCGTAGAAATTGCGGCGGTGGTATGA
- a CDS encoding type II/IV secretion system ATPase subunit yields MAEVSDTLDAAMLRNPHLKKYVETFAKKYGKFPKFHVSLSRDMKDIKYPNIIYPVGDPIFIHIYGDAKTDRMYIVIEPKIETKDEEKKYDMIKEKLLELAPLQKIPEDPEEFEMLLDLLFDEAVKKVNSGEGFLRRKKIQISKEQLDKFRYLLKRDIIGIGPLEALARDPYIEDIHIIGANYVSLVHKIFEALPTNITFEDNIKLADYFKSLSERIGRPVSDKNPVVDGTLPDGSRINILYSPDVSINGPSATIRKFSATPLSVVQLVNWNTFSAEVAAYLWLALEYGMSIFVCGETASGKTTTLNSIIPFIKPSAKIYTAEDTPEVIVPHPTWQRLTTRERGPEDSRVTLFDLLRAALRSRPNYIIVGEIRGAEGAIAFQAMQTGHPVMSTFHAGDIKKMIQRFTGSPINVPVTFIDNLNIALFQQAVYVRGKFLRRVVSVVEIEGYYEEIGGVATRNVFEWDPVSDRHVFRGMNNSYILERKIAEVAGYEDPKDIYNELFLRARIIQRMIELGIMDYWSVYREIKNFYEKGIQGLSFRI; encoded by the coding sequence ATGGCCGAGGTTAGTGATACTTTAGATGCCGCGATGCTTAGGAATCCACACCTTAAGAAATATGTCGAGACATTTGCTAAAAAGTATGGAAAATTTCCTAAATTTCATGTAAGCTTAAGTAGAGATATGAAAGATATCAAGTATCCAAATATAATATATCCGGTGGGAGATCCAATTTTTATCCATATATATGGAGATGCAAAGACTGACAGAATGTACATCGTTATAGAGCCCAAAATAGAGACAAAGGATGAGGAAAAAAAGTATGATATGATAAAAGAAAAATTGCTAGAACTGGCTCCATTACAAAAAATCCCTGAGGATCCTGAAGAATTTGAGATGCTGTTGGATCTGCTTTTTGATGAAGCTGTTAAAAAGGTAAATTCTGGGGAGGGCTTTTTAAGAAGAAAGAAAATTCAAATAAGCAAAGAGCAGCTTGATAAGTTCCGCTACTTGTTAAAGAGAGATATAATTGGAATAGGTCCGTTGGAGGCCCTTGCGAGGGATCCTTATATTGAGGATATTCATATAATAGGTGCAAATTATGTTTCACTCGTCCATAAAATCTTTGAAGCTCTTCCTACTAATATAACATTTGAGGATAATATAAAGTTGGCAGACTATTTCAAAAGCTTAAGCGAGCGTATAGGACGTCCTGTTAGTGATAAGAACCCTGTAGTTGATGGAACACTACCTGATGGCTCGCGTATAAATATCTTATACAGCCCGGATGTTAGTATAAACGGGCCCTCTGCAACAATAAGAAAGTTCTCAGCTACTCCCTTAAGCGTAGTACAACTTGTTAATTGGAACACATTCTCTGCTGAAGTTGCTGCTTACTTGTGGCTCGCTTTGGAATATGGAATGAGCATATTTGTTTGTGGTGAAACGGCGAGCGGAAAAACAACCACTTTAAATTCCATAATTCCGTTTATTAAACCTAGTGCAAAGATATATACCGCTGAGGACACTCCAGAAGTTATTGTTCCTCATCCAACATGGCAAAGATTAACTACCAGAGAAAGAGGGCCTGAAGACTCAAGAGTTACGCTTTTTGATCTCTTGAGAGCTGCATTGAGATCGAGACCAAACTATATCATCGTAGGTGAGATTAGAGGTGCAGAAGGTGCCATAGCATTCCAAGCTATGCAAACTGGTCACCCAGTAATGAGTACTTTCCACGCAGGAGATATTAAAAAGATGATACAAAGATTTACAGGAAGTCCAATTAATGTTCCTGTTACTTTTATAGACAACCTGAATATTGCACTCTTCCAGCAAGCAGTTTATGTAAGAGGGAAATTCCTCAGAAGAGTTGTGAGTGTTGTAGAAATCGAAGGGTATTACGAAGAAATTGGTGGAGTCGCTACAAGAAACGTGTTTGAGTGGGATCCAGTAAGTGATAGACACGTATTTAGAGGAATGAACAACTCTTATATCCTAGAGAGAAAAATTGCGGAAGTAGCTGGCTATGAGGATCCTAAGGATATCTATAATGAATTGTTTTTGAGAGCAAGGATAATCCAAAGAATGATAGAGTTGGGCATTATGGACTACTGGAGTGTCTATCGGGAGATAAAGAACTTTTATGAGAAAGGAATTCAGGGTTTAAGCTTTAGAATATGA
- the flaJ gene encoding archaellar assembly protein FlaJ, with product MKNGASIFVKADLNMKDYLRRIVVPNVALSIVLFISISFLIRVYNFSRLVKLAVYIVAILPVVYAALYPTAKASSKSVQTNSRIPYFATYFAVLSTSDVGREDLVLNIASEKSLEPIASDMRKIYLLIAKFNTSFPKALRFLSKRTPSKVFSDFLERLAYSLDSGVDLKEYLLREQKTVMDDYETFYEGALYDLDVFKEIYSSVIIGVVFLVTFIIIGPLITGQSVEILIIFSLIVVLAIEIGILVVIKHRMPEDRIWTQNAMTYERKQKMIRSILISIVGILIVSVLYVLILKPRFNIPIYLSLALIVTPLAYFGRMLDKEESRILIKDENFPAFIRSLSTSLASSGGSLVLVLKYLSSHDFGSLTKDIKNLYNRMALRVSDMGAWRHFNADTGSWLISMFSEIFRKSIRLGAEPEYVGLVISRNFERLIRLRRRRTQSVSSFKGVIFGITAAFAFSLMTALQIVEYINNIFSNVQVQGEFLTSILFLPSEQSLVLTSYVIILIITIHSLMSSIAIKFADGGHIGISVYYFVVLMWISAISMFLGEHIISKMIRTGSMVLPIMEVMT from the coding sequence GTGAAAAATGGGGCAAGTATCTTTGTAAAAGCGGATTTGAACATGAAGGATTATCTAAGGAGAATCGTGGTTCCTAATGTAGCTCTCTCTATAGTTCTCTTTATCTCCATCTCTTTTTTGATTAGGGTATATAATTTTTCACGTTTAGTCAAATTAGCGGTATATATTGTGGCTATTCTACCTGTAGTGTATGCAGCTCTTTACCCTACAGCAAAGGCTAGTTCTAAATCAGTTCAAACAAATTCAAGGATACCCTACTTTGCCACCTATTTTGCAGTGCTATCAACAAGTGATGTTGGGAGAGAGGATTTAGTGCTTAATATTGCCTCTGAAAAGAGTCTTGAACCAATTGCAAGTGATATGAGAAAGATCTATCTTTTAATTGCAAAATTTAACACTAGTTTTCCCAAGGCATTACGTTTCCTTTCAAAAAGAACCCCAAGTAAAGTTTTCTCAGATTTTCTTGAAAGGTTGGCATACTCCCTCGATAGCGGTGTAGATCTTAAAGAGTACTTACTGCGCGAGCAAAAAACCGTGATGGATGATTACGAAACATTTTATGAGGGAGCACTTTATGACCTTGATGTGTTTAAGGAGATATATTCATCAGTTATCATTGGAGTTGTATTTCTTGTGACGTTCATTATAATAGGACCTCTTATAACTGGCCAAAGCGTTGAAATTTTAATAATATTTTCGCTCATTGTCGTGTTGGCCATTGAAATTGGGATTTTAGTTGTTATAAAACATAGAATGCCTGAAGATAGAATATGGACTCAAAATGCTATGACATATGAAAGAAAGCAAAAAATGATAAGAAGTATTTTAATTTCTATTGTGGGAATTTTAATTGTATCTGTGCTTTATGTGTTAATTCTGAAGCCGAGATTTAATATTCCGATTTATCTCTCTCTGGCATTGATCGTGACTCCTTTAGCTTATTTTGGGCGTATGCTGGATAAAGAAGAAAGCAGGATACTGATTAAGGATGAAAATTTCCCAGCGTTTATAAGAAGCTTAAGCACGTCACTGGCATCAAGTGGAGGCTCCTTAGTTTTAGTGCTTAAATATTTAAGCTCTCACGACTTTGGATCTCTAACTAAAGACATAAAGAACTTATACAATAGAATGGCTCTTAGAGTAAGCGATATGGGTGCTTGGAGGCACTTTAATGCTGATACTGGCAGCTGGTTGATTAGTATGTTTTCAGAGATATTTAGAAAGAGTATACGGCTTGGAGCGGAGCCGGAATATGTTGGTTTGGTAATCTCAAGAAATTTTGAAAGACTCATAAGACTTAGAAGGAGAAGAACACAGAGTGTTTCGAGTTTTAAGGGTGTTATTTTTGGAATTACAGCCGCATTTGCGTTTTCTTTAATGACAGCATTACAAATTGTTGAGTACATAAATAACATATTCTCAAATGTGCAGGTTCAAGGGGAATTTTTAACAAGCATACTCTTCCTACCATCTGAGCAGAGCCTTGTTCTTACTAGTTATGTAATTATCTTGATTATTACAATTCACTCACTCATGTCTTCTATTGCAATAAAGTTTGCAGATGGAGGCCATATTGGCATTTCGGTATATTACTTTGTAGTCTTAATGTGGATCTCTGCAATTAGTATGTTTTTGGGTGAGCATATTATAAGTAAGATGATACGCACGGGAAGTATGGTCCTTCCGATAATGGAGGTGATGACATGA